The following is a genomic window from Blattabacterium cuenoti.
GTTTTTCTAATAATTTTCTTTTTCTAGATATATCACCTCCATAACATTTAGCAGTTACATCCTTTCTTAAAGCTTTTACTGTTTCCCTTGCAACAATTTTACCAGAAATAGACACTTGAATTGGTATACTAAACTGATGTTTTGGAATAAGTAAAGATAATTCATGACAAATTTGTTTTGCTCGCATTAACATATGCTTTTTATGAACAATAATAGATAAAGGATCAATTTGTTTATGATTAATAAATATAGTCAGTTTTTTTAAATCAGAACTTTTATAAGTTAAAAAATTATAATCAAATGATGCATATCCTCTAGAAATAGTTTTTAATTTATCATAAAAATCAAACATAATTTCAGCAAGTGGCATTTCAAATGATAAATGAACTCTTTTTCCAAAAGATAAATATTTATGTGATCCAATCATATTTCCACGTTTTTCCATACATAAAGAAATAATAGATCCTATAAAATTTGCTGTACTTATAATATTAACTAAAACATAAGGTTCCTCTATTTTAATTAGTTTTTCCATATCAGAAAATTCTGAAGGATTATTGATTATAACAAAACAACCATTAAGTCTTTTTTTAAAAATTCTATAAGACACATTAGGCACAGTAATAATAATATTCAATCCATACTCTCTTTTTAAACGTTCTTTTATAATTTCCATATGAAGTATTCCTAAAAATCCACAATGAAATCCATAGCCTAACGCAGAAGAAGATACTGTATTAAAAATTAAAGAAGCATCATTTAATTTTAATTTTTCCATCGATGACAGCAAGTCCTCATAATCATTAGAATCTACAGGATAAATACTAGCAAATACCATAGGTTTAACTTCTTCAAAATCATCTACAGATTTTAATGCAGGATATTTAGCATCTGTAATTGTATCTCCAACTTTCACTTCATCTGCATTTTTGATTCCAGAAACAACATAACCAACATCACCTGTTATTATCTTATTTTTAGCAATTCTTTTTAATTGAAGTTTTCCTATTTCATGTGCAGAATACATTTTTCCAGTTGACATAAATATAAGTTTTTGTCCTTTTTTCATCACTCCATTCATCACTTTAAAATAAGCAATAATTCCTGTAAAAGGATTATAAATAGAATCAAAAATAATAGCTTGAAGAGGATAATATAAATTCCCTGTAGGATGCGGTATTTCTGTAATAATTCTTTCTAAGATCTTTTTAATACCTATACCTTTTTTAGCACTAACAGATATAATCTCTTGATGAGATTTACATCCTAATAATTCCATCATTTCAGAAATAGTATTATCATATCTAGGGTCATTATTCTCTAATAAATCAACTTTATTAATAATAGGAATAATAATAAGATTTTTTTTCAATGCTAAATACAAATTAGATATAGTTTGTGCTTGAACACTTTGTGTACAATCTACTACCAATAAAGCACCTTCACAAGTAGCAATAGAACGAGAAACTTCATAAGAGAAATCGACATGACCAGGAGTATCTATTAAATTGAGAGTATACATATTATTTTTATAACGATAGTTCATATGAACTGCATGACTTTTAATAGTAATTCCTCTTTCTCTTTCTAACTCCATATCATCTAATAACTGAGTTTTATTGCTTTTATTATTATAATGAGGGATAGGGATAGTATTTGTAAATTCTAATAACCTATCTGCTAAAGTACTTTTACCATGATCTATATGTGCAATAATACAAAAATTACGAATATAACGAATCATACAAAAATAAATTTTTAAAAGACCTTGAAGGGATTCGAACCCATTCCATAGGATCCGGAATCCTATATTCTATCCTAAATTAAACTACAAGGTCTTATTTAATTTTTTAATTTACATTTATGATTAAAAATATTCATAGTATATATTAATCCATTAACTACAAATGAAAAAATTATATCCATACTAATATCTATTTTTTTTAATATATATTTTAATTCATGTTGGTACCAATTACCTAATACATAATCTATTTTATTTGTTATGAACAAATCATTCTTAATTCCAAATCTAAGACGTGCATAATGATCAGTTTTTAATTCTTTTTCAATACTCTTCAAGCCATTATGTCCACCATTCCCACCTTTTCCTTTTAAACGAAAAGTTCCAAAATCAAGATAAATATCATCTAATATTATAAGTATGTTATTTAAAGACACTTTTTCTTTTTTCATCCAATATTTTACTGCAAGTCCACTTTCATTAATATATGTATAAGGTTTTAAAAAAAATATTTTTTTATTTTTATATGATAAAATTGAAGAAACAAATCCTAACTTTTTTTTTATAAAAGTAAATGAATATTTTTCAGATATTTTATCTAAAATAAAAAATCCAATATTATGTCTAGTATAATTATATATTATTCCAGGATTACCTAATCCTATTATTAAATATTTTATATCATTTTTATGAATACATAAAGCCATAATATATTTATTTCTTTCTTACAAAGAATTTCATGTACTTTCATACCAATTTCATAAAGTGATTTTACCATATGAATACCACATGTTTCTAATATTTCAATTTTTGATTGTGCAGTTTCAATGTCTTTTCCTATAATAGCGCCAGCATGACCCATAGTTATTCCTTTAGGCGCAGTTTGACCAGCTATAAAACCAATTATAGGTTTTTTATTTATTTTTTGTAAATTTTTAAACCATGTTGCTGCATATATCTCTAATTTACCTCCAATTTCTCCAATTAAAACAATACATTCAGTTTCTATATCATCCAAAAATAAATTAATTACATCCTTAATATTTATTCCTATAATAGAATCACCTCCTATTCCAACTGCTGTGGAAATGCCATACCCCATTTTTAATATTTGATCTGCTGCTTCATAAGTTAATGTTCCTGATCTAGATACAATTCCTATATTCCCTTTTTTTCTAAAAATCAAATTTGGCATAATTCCAATTTTTGATTTTTCTGAAGAAACTATTCCAGGACAATTGGGTCCAATTAAATAGCTTGTTTTACCTTTTAAAAAATATTTTACTCTAATCATATCAGATATTGGAATTCCTTCTGTAATACAAACAATAATGTTCATTTTTACACTAATAGCTTCCATAATAGCATCTGAAGCAACTGCGGATGGAACAAAAATAATACTGACATTACCATTGGTATGCTTTACAGCATCTTCCATAGTATTAAAAATCGGTATTCCTAAACATATTTTTCCTCCCTTACCTGGAGTAACTCCACCTACTATTAATGTTCCATAATCCAACATTTTTTGAGTATGAAATAAACCTTCTTTTCCGGTTAATCCCTGAACAATTACACGAGAATTTTCATTAACTAAAATACTCATCACAAATAATAAATTATTTTATTTTTTTTGTTATTATTCTTTCTATATAAGACTTTTTATATGTATTAATTTTAATAAATTCTCCAGTATTTATAAATACAGGTACTAATAATTTATTTTTAGTTTCTAAAATAGCTATTTTACTAGATTTTTGAATAACATCTCCTTTTTTTACAGGCATGGTCTCTTGAACTTGTAAAATCACAGTAGATGGCATTTTAATACATAAAATTGTTTTTATATTATTTTCAATTTTAAAATAAATATAAAAATTCATTCCTTCTTTTAGAAATTCAATATTTTTCATTAAAATATTATCGATTGTAATTGTTTGATAATTTTCAATATTCATGAAATAAAATAAATTTTTTGTCTTATATAAAAATCTATAAATTTTTGATTTAACTTCAACTTCTCTTATTCTATGTTTAGAAGGAAAATTATTTTCTAATATATTATTATTAATAACATGTCTTAATTTAGTCCTAATAAATGCATCTCCCTTCCCAGGTTTTACATGCATATAATCAATTACTTTATAAATTTCATTATTATATTTTAAATACAATCCTTTTTGAATATGTACATAAAGTTTTGTTCGTTTATTTTTTAACATTTTGTTATACTATTTGTTTTACTAATTTTGCGATTACTATTGCTTCCACAACTAATTGACTGTTAACATATCCTTTTCCTTCCATATGTACAATTCCCATTTTTATAGGATTTTTTAAAATTACTTTAAAAACTAATAAATCTCCAGGTACTACTTTTTTTTTAAATTTTACCTTTTCTATTTGTAAAAAATATGTAGAATATATTTCTGGATTTTTTAATTTACTTAAAACTAAAACTCCTCCAACTTGTGCTATTGCTTCTACTTGCAAAACCCCAGGCATTATAGGTTCATTAGGAAAATGTCCAATAAAAAATGGTTCATTTATTGTAACATTTTTAATACCAACTACATAATTTTCTTTTAATTCTAAAATTTTATCAACCAATAAAAATGGAGGTTTATGGGGTAATATTTTCATGATTTTTTTAATATCAAAAATTGGTTGTTGTGTTAAATTAAATTTAATATTATTTTCTTCTTTATTAATTTCACTAATCATTTTTTTAGCAAATTTTACATTAATTGAATTATATGGTTTATATGCTATTATTTTTCCTATTAATTTTTTTCCAATCAAAGTTAAACATCCAATAATATCTAAAAGAAAATGATTAGCAATTTCTTGATTATAATTCCTACTACAATAATATGAAAAAATTTGTTTTTTATTATCTGTTTCTGAACAACAACATCTTCTTTGTTGTCTATCATCATATAATAGACAAAAAGTTTTGGAACTTGCTATATGATTTTTAAATTGATTTATATGTTGAAAAATAGAATTTTGAACACTTAACCAACTTAAATCAAAATCTACTATAGTTAGTATCTCAAACTTGTTAGATGGAAATGCAAAAATTACGCTACCTGTTTTCTTATCTTCATAAGAAACTATATTTTGTATAGAATAATATTCTCTATCAGCATTTTGTTCTACAATTCCAACTTTTTCAATAGCTTCTACAAAATATTTAGAAGATCCATCCATAATAGGAATTTCTACATTATCTAATTCCACTATAATATTATCTAAATCCATCCCTGTTAAAGCGGCAAGCACATGTTCACTCGTACGAACTAAATATCCATTTTTATTTAAAATAATTCCTTTATCTGTTTCATTAATTACACATGATAAATTTGCTTGAATACAAGGATGATTCGTTATATCTTTTCTTATAAAAATAAAACCAGTATGTTCCGGGGCAGGTTTAAACGTCATTGTAACATATTTGTCTGTATACAATCCTACTCCTTTAAAAGAAATTTTTTTTGAAATAGTTTTTTGCTTTTTCAAAATATGTTTTTATTTAAAATTATCAAATTCAAATTATTTTATAACATAAAAAAAATTACTAAATTTAAATACTAAAATTAAACAATTAAACTCTGTTATTATATGTTAAGACGTTTTATATTTTTTTTTAATAGGATTTATTCTTGGATGTATAATTCTTTATTTCAAAATAAAAATTTAATCACAAAACTATTTTAGTTCAATTTTTATGAAAAGAACATTTCAACCTTCTAATAAAAAAAAACTAAATCTCCATGGATTCTTAACAAGAATGAAAACGAAAAATGGAAGAAAAATTATATCTAGAAGAAGAAAAAAAAAAAGAAGTCAATTATCCGTAAAAAAATTTAAAAAATAAATTAATAAATATTAAAGAATTCTATTTCTCCTTTGTTTGGAAAAAAATTTTGTCCTTGTTTGTTGTAGATACTTTGACCTTTACATAATATATCTTGATATGCAAAAAAATTAGATAAATCACCTATATCTATCACTTTTTGTATTACATCAAGATCATTTGTAACACCATTATACTTGTCAATATAATTTATTCCTATATCCAAAATAAATTTTTGACTGTTTTTTTTAACTACAATTTGTCTATAAATTTTATCCATTAATTTGATTGTATTTTCAGAAATCGAAAAATAATCATAGTATTCTTGTTCCATATTTTTTGTAGTAGAAAGAATATACAGTCCTATTAAAATAGATAATGCATTATATTTTCTTATAATTGTTTTTTTAAAGTCTCCAGGATAATTTCCAGCTTCAAAAAGAATACAAGATTTTCCAAGTTTTTGCAAATTGTCACCTACTGATGTAGGATATATTTGATCAGAATATCTACCTATAGATCCTATTTTAGGTAAAAATTTAGATATTGTTTTTGCAATAAGAGAAATAAATCCCATAGCTTTTTTTCTTTCTAAATTAATATGAATTGATTGTTCTTTACCAATTGAAGGAGATAAAAATGATATGATAGATGGATTAAACATTTTATCACCAATATTATAAATACTTTTTTGATCATGTAAATTAAATAATATATTTGGTTGATTAATTTTTATTTCATTAAATAAAACTTTAATTTCAGGAGATTGTAATCGTAATGCATCTCTATTTAAATCAATATTAATAGAATTTCTTCTTTTAAATGTTTCAGCTCCATCTGGATTTAACATAGGAATAAAAACAATATTTACTTTTTGTTCTAAAAATTTTACTAAATCGGTGTTTTTTTGTTTTAAAAAAAAATGTAACATATCAAACATAGCTTTTGTTCCTGTTGTTTCATTACCATGCATTTGAGACCAAATAAAAATTTTATAAGATCCTGTTCCCCATTTGATTTTAAAAATTTTTCTATTTTCTATAGATCGTCCAATTGGAATAATAGAACAAATTTTTTTATATTTTTTTATAATCTTTAAAAGATTAATATATTTAAATACTTTAGAATTATCTATTTCATGATCCATAATTATAGAATCATAATTAGATAACCAAGTATTTATATTAAAAAAATTCAATATATTACTCATATTATATTATAAAAAAAAATTATATAT
Proteins encoded in this region:
- the lepA gene encoding translation elongation factor 4, whose translation is MRYIRNFCIIAHIDHGKSTLADRLLEFTNTIPIPHYNNKSNKTQLLDDMELERERGITIKSHAVHMNYRYKNNMYTLNLIDTPGHVDFSYEVSRSIATCEGALLVVDCTQSVQAQTISNLYLALKKNLIIIPIINKVDLLENNDPRYDNTISEMMELLGCKSHQEIISVSAKKGIGIKKILERIITEIPHPTGNLYYPLQAIIFDSIYNPFTGIIAYFKVMNGVMKKGQKLIFMSTGKMYSAHEIGKLQLKRIAKNKIITGDVGYVVSGIKNADEVKVGDTITDAKYPALKSVDDFEEVKPMVFASIYPVDSNDYEDLLSSMEKLKLNDASLIFNTVSSSALGYGFHCGFLGILHMEIIKERLKREYGLNIIITVPNVSYRIFKKRLNGCFVIINNPSEFSDMEKLIKIEEPYVLVNIISTANFIGSIISLCMEKRGNMIGSHKYLSFGKRVHLSFEMPLAEIMFDFYDKLKTISRGYASFDYNFLTYKSSDLKKLTIFINHKQIDPLSIIVHKKHMLMRAKQICHELSLLIPKHQFSIPIQVSISGKIVARETVKALRKDVTAKCYGGDISRKRKLLEKQKKGKKKMRKIGKVNIPNSTFINFLKVKN
- the pth gene encoding aminoacyl-tRNA hydrolase; protein product: MALCIHKNDIKYLIIGLGNPGIIYNYTRHNIGFFILDKISEKYSFTFIKKKLGFVSSILSYKNKKIFFLKPYTYINESGLAVKYWMKKEKVSLNNILIILDDIYLDFGTFRLKGKGGNGGHNGLKSIEKELKTDHYARLRFGIKNDLFITNKIDYVLGNWYQHELKYILKKIDISMDIIFSFVVNGLIYTMNIFNHKCKLKN
- the sucD gene encoding succinate--CoA ligase subunit alpha gives rise to the protein MSILVNENSRVIVQGLTGKEGLFHTQKMLDYGTLIVGGVTPGKGGKICLGIPIFNTMEDAVKHTNGNVSIIFVPSAVASDAIMEAISVKMNIIVCITEGIPISDMIRVKYFLKGKTSYLIGPNCPGIVSSEKSKIGIMPNLIFRKKGNIGIVSRSGTLTYEAADQILKMGYGISTAVGIGGDSIIGINIKDVINLFLDDIETECIVLIGEIGGKLEIYAATWFKNLQKINKKPIIGFIAGQTAPKGITMGHAGAIIGKDIETAQSKIEILETCGIHMVKSLYEIGMKVHEILCKKEINILWLYVFIKMI
- a CDS encoding elongation factor P: MLKNKRTKLYVHIQKGLYLKYNNEIYKVIDYMHVKPGKGDAFIRTKLRHVINNNILENNFPSKHRIREVEVKSKIYRFLYKTKNLFYFMNIENYQTITIDNILMKNIEFLKEGMNFYIYFKIENNIKTILCIKMPSTVILQVQETMPVKKGDVIQKSSKIAILETKNKLLVPVFINTGEFIKINTYKKSYIERIITKKIK
- the fabZ gene encoding 3-hydroxyacyl-ACP dehydratase FabZ; this encodes MLKKQKTISKKISFKGVGLYTDKYVTMTFKPAPEHTGFIFIRKDITNHPCIQANLSCVINETDKGIILNKNGYLVRTSEHVLAALTGMDLDNIIVELDNVEIPIMDGSSKYFVEAIEKVGIVEQNADREYYSIQNIVSYEDKKTGSVIFAFPSNKFEILTIVDFDLSWLSVQNSIFQHINQFKNHIASSKTFCLLYDDRQQRRCCCSETDNKKQIFSYYCSRNYNQEIANHFLLDIIGCLTLIGKKLIGKIIAYKPYNSINVKFAKKMISEINKEENNIKFNLTQQPIFDIKKIMKILPHKPPFLLVDKILELKENYVVGIKNVTINEPFFIGHFPNEPIMPGVLQVEAIAQVGGVLVLSKLKNPEIYSTYFLQIEKVKFKKKVVPGDLLVFKVILKNPIKMGIVHMEGKGYVNSQLVVEAIVIAKLVKQIV
- the rpmH gene encoding 50S ribosomal protein L34: MKRTFQPSNKKKLNLHGFLTRMKTKNGRKIISRRRKKKRSQLSVKKFKK
- a CDS encoding M14 family zinc carboxypeptidase, with the protein product MSNILNFFNINTWLSNYDSIIMDHEIDNSKVFKYINLLKIIKKYKKICSIIPIGRSIENRKIFKIKWGTGSYKIFIWSQMHGNETTGTKAMFDMLHFFLKQKNTDLVKFLEQKVNIVFIPMLNPDGAETFKRRNSINIDLNRDALRLQSPEIKVLFNEIKINQPNILFNLHDQKSIYNIGDKMFNPSIISFLSPSIGKEQSIHINLERKKAMGFISLIAKTISKFLPKIGSIGRYSDQIYPTSVGDNLQKLGKSCILFEAGNYPGDFKKTIIRKYNALSILIGLYILSTTKNMEQEYYDYFSISENTIKLMDKIYRQIVVKKNSQKFILDIGINYIDKYNGVTNDLDVIQKVIDIGDLSNFFAYQDILCKGQSIYNKQGQNFFPNKGEIEFFNIY